The Gossypium hirsutum isolate 1008001.06 chromosome D06, Gossypium_hirsutum_v2.1, whole genome shotgun sequence genome contains the following window.
tttttgtgattgtaTTAGGTGGAGGGTTCAGAGAATGGTGCATAGCTGACGAACAAACACCAGATGAAGAGTTGTTGAAGGCACTTGATTGGGCCTGTGGAAAGGGAGGTGCAGATTGCAGTAAGATACATGTGAACCAGCCTTGTTACCATCCAAATACTATAAAAGACCATGCATCTTATGCCTTTAACAACTACTACCAGAAATTCAAGAACAAAGGAGCTACTTGCTACTTCAATTCTGCTGCAATCATCACCGATCTTGACCCAAGTAAGATTATAATCTAGTTGTTGCCATCTTCACAGGTCTTGATCTCTATCCATGATTCAAATCTAAGTTAATATCTCTTTTTGTTGACAGGccataattcatgcaaatttgaAACCGTTCCCTAGGTGGAGGGCAAAATCATTGCCATACTTTTCGTTTGGAAAGTTTTCAGACTTGTTGACAATGAGCctattttggtttttattgaaTGCTAATGTTCCCTAATTCCAATTTCAACCCtttgaaaaacccaaaaattgtcATCTTTTCGTTATCTCGCTATGTACCATCCCTAAATCCATTTTAAGGTACACACATAGAAGAATGCttcttattattcttattattggATTAGATTCGGTTGAGAGAGTATATGCTTTGGAGTGTTTTACTCTCTCAAAGGAGAATATTGTCTTTCTATTGAGATTTTATCTGCAAATTCATGTCAATATTTTACgaaatattaattatgaatatTGCACCTATAAGAGTTCAAACCCCACAGACGcaatatacataattaatattttgcacaatattaatatttatcctGTGAGCTTGCAAGTTGTATCTTCGTCAACTAAAACACTCCCCAAACTCTGTGAACCTCTTTTAGAGTACAGGAGacaaaatttcaacatgaaaACAATACCTTCTATTGAGAAAGTGATACGCTTCAAAACAGATATTCGCACTCAACATATTGGATAGGATAAGATGGATGAATTGGTGTAGCAATTCCATTTCAATTTTACAACTTGGGGAAATTTaatatcacatgcactcaatacAGAAAATTGAAGAGTGTCATCACTTTCATACATTCACATATATTTGGGGACAATACTGAGGATTAAATTTGGTATGGTGTTGCTCACAAACCAAAAGATCCTCAAAATCAGTAGCCACCACACCCAGCGAATGTTGATATATACTTATCAATTTTAAACAATCTCCTTCATCGTTTCGCAGCCATATATGACAGAAATCTATGTTAGTGTTTGGGGTTCACTTTGCCCATACTTTTATATATGGTGGCTACACAGGGTATGGCGGATGCTATCCTCTTCGAAAGCCCAACATTGCACCTTCCATGGGAATATCAAATTTAGTTTTCAAGCTAAATTTGCAATTAAGGTGAAGCATGCATGGAGCAAGTTAATTAAAAAGTTTGCCCGAAGAGTGTGTAATATAAATACTGTATTAGTGTTGCGAATTAATGAAGTAATTCATATAAAAAGATGGTAAATTATGATCATTCAAAATTTTCGTTCTCCAAAGAGTTTGTTTGCTAATTTCATCACTcaatttattttgtcatttttcttACTACCATTAGAATAATTGGAATTATTGTTAGAATATATTTGGTAACTACCAATCtttaaatcttttatttatttagcttttcttcattattttgatgtattattttgactTGCACTCGTTTGGCTTtcacaaatttttataatttttaatatacttttttattttatttttatgattttcttatcatttttaaataatctataatttcttaaattaatgttttaattatttacaattttcaataacttttataattttttttttaaaaactatgaTTTCTTTAAACCGATCAATGCACTTTTTCTGTAAGGCATTAATTGCTttcttgattttttaattaattgttttttttatcctctagtcttttaaaatatttaaatttggtcaatgtcaaattgacaaaaatacataaaaatagagagctaaatttattaatgACTACATCAACATAATATATTTTAGCAATGAAGTAACTACAAATTTCAATTATTCTAATAGCaattatgaaattcaaaaaaaaaaattagtaattgaAATAAGAGTATTCTCAACCTTAGGTGATTATCCGAatagtttaattatatatattactaaCTAGTCGCTACTTGTTATTTACGgttgatattattaaaaatacaaattaaatggACATCTATGGGAGAAGTCGAGGTCGATCAATGGTGTTACAATTAAAGGTGGAGTTAGTTGCTACATATTGTATTTGCAGATGGCTATATAGAGTTAACACAGTACTTGAAATAggaaagttaaattttgtttataacTTAATTTTTGAGCATCTAACAAGTAATTATATTAGAATTCAATTAAATTTGGAGTTCAACTGAGTTAAACTTTTAAATCAAGATAAAACTTACTTTcggtattatttttttattcacaagtcttgaatctaaaattttatttaaaagacaTCAAATTTTTTACCACCCAATTGATAAAATATAGTGTTTTTACTTACTAGCTTTGGAAGGAAGGAGGGATGTTCCATTGTTTCTCATGGAGATGTAGGCTGATCTACTAGTGTATGCAATAGGCATAGAAGGAGGAGAAATGGGTGGTCATTAAATTCAAGCATCAGCCTGAAAGCACTGTTGAGAGCCCCTTACCTTATCTCACCACTACTCACCCCCTTCTTGAAACAACAAAAAGGTCCACCACCTAGTAATACAAGACAAATTAATGAAAGAAAAGGCCATTGCCTTCACTCCCTTCCATCTTTTCCAGGTTTTTCCTTTTCCCCACAAAAGGACTTTAATGGTATGGTTACCCACCATTAATGCCCCTCTCTGTGGTCTCAGTCTGTTCTCTCTACGGATGAGGTGGTCGGTCGTTAATTTCGTCTATGCCTCGTGCGTTATTTGAGCTTTTTTGTTTGACCACGTTCCATCGGCTCCGTTACCCCCACTCATAAGCAAACCTCCATCACCATATATTTCTTTGTTTGCATTTTTACATTTATCGCGATGAATCTAGAAAgagagaaattaaaaattaaaattatttatgaagtGGTTAAcgatttaaattgtttaaatttttagtgaTATTATTTATGGTTGCATACAATGATCGAATATATTATACTTTCAAAGAAAAGACTCAAATTcgaacattaaaaataaatatttttaaaagggaCAGCCACGAACCTCGATATGGTGGTATAATGTGAACAAATCTTTCCTTTActcttttaattgaaaataattaatgacgaaataactttttaaaattactgAAAAATGAAATATGTTACTTAACTCAGCTTCTTTTAAAGAAAAACAATTCATTAAACATTACATAACAAGGCCCAAAGCCCAAAGAAATAAAACCATAAAGTACAAGGCCAACCAAGCCTAGCCCAGAACACAAGAGGGTGAACCC
Protein-coding sequences here:
- the LOC107901820 gene encoding glucan endo-1,3-beta-glucosidase 12 encodes the protein MSSALHRILLVLCLVSSLLQMTAGGGFREWCIADEQTPDEELLKALDWACGKGGADCSKIHVNQPCYHPNTIKDHASYAFNNYYQKFKNKGATCYFNSAAIITDLDPSHNSCKFETVP